Proteins encoded in a region of the Nicotiana tomentosiformis chromosome 9, ASM39032v3, whole genome shotgun sequence genome:
- the LOC104100237 gene encoding disease resistance protein RUN1-like — MDTQLVRGESSTSSHFSYEVFLSFRGEDTRKTFTGHLYSKLCDVGINTFIDDEELRKGDVISRELEKAIEESRISIIVFSRNYASSSWCLDELVKILECKEKLKQMVLPIFYDVDPSEVRRQTGLFGEALAKHKERSIGAQRVEKWRAALTEAANLSGWDLQNVADGHESKFIENIIQQVLQEVNQTPLDVAWHPVGVDYRVKDIELLLQNECEDGVRMIGIHGVGGIGKTTLAKAIYNQMFRLFDSSCFLSDVRSEAEEFGLVKLQEKLLQQLLKNKDIKVGSIAQGINLIKARLESKKVLIVLDDVDHKNHLESLTRERSWFGSGSLIIITTRDKRLLCRLGEKERYGAELLNANEAMLLFCWHAFDSHFPPEDYVNLARDIIKYSGRLPLALVILGSHLQGSSVEEWGYEFEKLRAIPHCDIQKILKISFDGLDDGTQTVFLDIACAFHGFDEHEVTEILNACGFHAKSAIATLVQKHLLQKSWNILEMHDLVRDMGREVVRMESARDPGKRSRLFIPQEVCDVLQGNKGSKKVEVLKVDRRAFEGVNLSTKAFKKMKNLRVLIMDELHISGDFELLSKVLRWLSWKKCPLKCIPSNFPAENLVALDMQESDIQEFQLNLQCCRSLKKLDLSYCKQLRRTPNFNGSRSLETLLLGGCSSLTEIHPSIGNLDRLIKLDMSSSEKITYLPSSICQLKSLEDLDVDGCSSIKTLPDNLGDMKSLLCLSASGTGIKQLPRSVEMLRNLLTLRVGGRKREAKRSVSGSGVHRIQYSLSTFVSELSLTYCNLSEADIPRDIGSLSSLEYLDLSGNSFHCLPIDFSKLGLLAELCLNDCENLQTLPSVSNLENLAIIELENCQKLVKITELDNLPSIKRIYMINCSSLQNPFNEGFFSAPAAFRKDPDMDCLEIYLECNEIPEWCRNQVTASSMCLTMPTHNNEEYNFLGMVLWFVSDFLDADPSSSFSISIAHKKNLIDTWNIPYEHREVSCVYYINEAFDGQMIKGGEMIEVWSEDITVKKIGIHLLYLDQHGKVISLPGEVDHSYSKYPKRVS, encoded by the exons ATGGATACTCAATTAGTTAGAGGAGAATCATCTACATCTTCTCACTTCTCTTATGAAGTATTCCTGAGTTTTAGAGGTGAAGACACCCGAAAAACATTCACTGGTCATCTTTATTCCAAATTGTGTGATGTTGGAATTAATACCTTCATTGATGATGAGGAATTGAGAAAGGGTGATGTGATTTCAAGAGAACTAGAGAAAGCAATTGAAGAGTCAAGAATTTCCATTATTGTTTTCTCAAGAAATTATGCTTCCTCTAGTTGGTGTCTAGATGAACTAGTTAAAATTCTCGAATGCAAAGAGAAATTAAAGCAGATGGTTTTGCCTATTTTCTATGATGTTGATCCTTCTGAAGTGCGAAGACAAACTGGGTTATTTGGGGAAGCTTtggcaaaacataaggaacgatcaatTGGGGCTCAAAGGGTGGAGAAATGGAGAGCTGCACTTACTGAAGCTGCAAATTTATCTGGATGGGATTTGCAAAATGTTGCTGACGG GCATGAATCAAAGTTTATTGAAAACATTATACAACAAGTCCTACAAGAGGTCAACCAGACGCCTCTAGATGTTGCTTGGCATCCAGTTGGTGTAGATTATCGTGTCAAAGATATAGAGTTGTTATTGCAAAATGAATGTGAAGATGGAGTTCGCATGATTGGTATTCACGGAGTTGGTGGCATAGGGAAAACAACTCTGGCAAAAGCTATCTACAATCAAATGTTTCGACTCTTCGATAGTAGTTGCTTCCTTTCGGATGTTAGATCAGAAGCTGAAGAATTTGGTCTTGTCAAGCTACAAGAGAAACTTCTTCAACAATTACTCAAAAATAAGGACATCAAAGTTGGCAGTATTGCTCAAGGCATCAATCTAATCAAAGCAAGACTCGAGTCAAAGAAGGTTCTAATTGTTCTTGATGACGTGGACCACAAAAACCATTTAGAATCCTTAACAAGAGAAAGAAGTTGGTTTGGTTCGGGTAGTTTAATAATCATTACCACCCGGGACAAGCGATTGCTATGTCGGCTTGGAGAAAAAGAGAGATATGGGGCTGAACTATTAAATGCCAATGAAGCTATGTTACTTTTTTGTTGGCATGCTTTTGACAGTCATTTTCCACCAGAAGATTATGTTAATTTGGCACGAGACATAATCAAATATTCAGGCAGGCTACCATTAGCTCTTGTGATATTGGGGTCACACTTACAAGGAAGTTCTGTAGAAGAATGGGGATATGAATTCGAAAAACTAAGAGCAATTCCTCATTGTGATATCCAAAAGATTCTCAAGATAAGCTTTGATGGACTTGATGATGGAACACAGACTGTTTTCCTCGATATTGCATGCGCCTTCCATGGGTTTGATGAGCATGAAGTTACTGAAATATTAAATGCATGTGGCTTTCATGCTAAAAGTGCAATTGCTACTTTAGTCCAAAAACACTTGCTCCAAAAATCTTGGAATATTTTGGAGATGCATGATCTAGTGCGAGATATGGGAAGAGAAGTCGTTCGCATGGAATCAGCTCGAGATCCTGGAAAACGGAGTAGATTGTTCATCCCGCAAGAAGTTTGTGATGTTCTACAAGGAAATAAA GGTTCCAAAAAGGTAGAAGTACTGAAGGTAGATCGACGAGCATTTGAGGGAGTGAACTTGAGCACCAAAGCATTTAAGAAAATGAAAAACCTTAGGGTTCTTATAATGGATGAGTTACATATTAGTGGAGATTTTGAGCTGTTGTCCAAGGTGCTCAGATGGTTGTCTTGGAAAAAATGTCCTTTAAAATGTATACCATCAAATTTTCCAGCTGAGAATCTTGTAGCTCTAGATATGCAGGAGAGTGATATCCAAGAATTTCAATTGAATTTGCAG tgttgtagaagtttgaagaaGTTGGATCTCTCTTATTGCAAGCAACTCAGAAGGACTCCAAACTTCAACGGTTCACGAAGTCTTGAGACTTTGCTGCTTGGTGGTTGCTCAAGTCTGACAGAGATCCATCCATCAATAGGAAATTTGGACAGACTAATTAAACTAGATATGTCTAGTAGCGAAAAAATTACGTATCTTCCAAGCAGCATATGCCAGCTAAAATCCCTTGAAGACTTGGACGTTGATGGCTGCTCATCTATAAAAACACTGCCAGATAACCTTGGAGAtatgaaaagtctattatgtctTTCTGCATCTGGTACGGGTATAAAACAATTGCCTAGATCTGTTGAAATGCTAAGAAATCTTTTAACTTTGAGAGTGGGAGGTCGAAAGAGAGAGGCCAAAAGGAGTGTTTCTGGAAGTGGAGTCCATCGGATACAATATTCCTTGTCAACTTTTGTATCCGAATTGAGCCTTACATACTGTAATTTGTCCGAGGCTGATATTCCTAGGGATATTGGGAGCTTATCCTCCTTAGAATATTTAGATTTGAGTGGCAACAGTTTCCATTGTCTACCCATTGATTTTTCTAAGTTAGGATTATTGGCGGAGTTGTGTTTGAATGACTGTGAGAATCTTCAAACACTCCCGTCAGTATCAAATTTAGAGAATCTTGCAAttattgaacttgaaaattgccaAAAATTGGTCAAGATTACAGAGTTGGACAACCTCCCTTCTATAAAGCGGATCTACATGATAAATTGTAGTTCTCTGCAGAATCCATTCAATGAAGGCTTCTTTAGTGCACCTGCTGCATTTAGAAAAGATCCAGATATG GATTGTTTAGAAATTTATCTCGAATGCAATGAGATTCCAGAATGGTGCAGGAACCAAGTAACAGCTTCATCTATGTGTTTGACTATGCCGACACATAATAATGAGGAGTATAACTTCTTAGGAATGGTTCTCTGGTTTGTTTCCGACTTTTTGGATGCAGACCCTTCTTCAAGCTTCTCGATTAGTATTGCCCATAAAAAGAATTTAATTGATACGTGGAATATACCTTATGAACATAGAGAAGTATCATGTGTATATTACATAAATGAAGCTTTTGATGGCCAGATGATTAAAGGCGGGGAAATGATAGAAGTGTGGTCTGAAGACATTACAGTAAAGAAGATAGGGATCCATCTGTTATATTTAGACCAACATGGTAAAGTTATATCTTTGCCGGGAGAAGTGGATCATTCTTATTCTAAGTACCCAAAAAGAGTTTCTTAG